The stretch of DNA attctatactatatacCAGGGGTGGGCAATTAATTTTTACAAggggccacatgagaaaccTGAGTTGTGTTGGAGGGCCGAACCAACAATAACTTGAACTTAATTCTGCTCAGtattaattttgattaattgattttaattgtaaaaagcattaaattatatatttttgattagTTGCTACTGGTAATCAGAAGAATAAGgatattctgtaaatatttataGAAATATATGAAATTGTGGTGTAGGTCATATAGGAAAATACTCCTATAGAagtaataaacagtaaaaacaataattgcatcattgtttcattttatttttaacatgttaatcTTCCCAAATACTGAATAGGtgttttacagtatgttaaagaTAGGCAATTGTCAACTTGATGCAAAAAGcaataaatgcttttaatgttttacagttCATTTTACTTGTTCAGTGGGAAAAATCCAGCCTGCTCTGGGCTTGAACAAGTGCATTAAAATCTGGCTGAATGTCTGAGGtggatatgcgaaggacagctGAGAGGTGGTCATCAGTGATAGAGGATCTGTATCTGGATTTGTTGAACTTCATCACTGAGAATGTCTGTTCACATACGTAGGTAGATCCAAAGAGGACTAGAATCTTCTGAGCATGCCTCCTCATGTGTGGAAAGTTCTCCTCTTTGAGGGAAGAGTAGAAGTCCAGTAGTGAGACTGACCTAAAGTGCTCCGCCAGAAGTGTATCAGACTGCAGGTCAATCAGTTCCATCTGAACATCACTGGGTGCATTCTCCACACTGCAGGTGAAGGGAGAAGAAACCATGTGCATCTCACTCTCAACTGTTTTAAAGTCTTGAAATCGCCTTGAAAACTCACCATGCAGTGCTTCTAACATGGATGAGTACTTGTCGAGGTGATCAGCTGATTTTGTGGCTTCCTTCAGTGTTGGCAAGTGGGTGAGAATGTTGTCCTTCATTTGGCTTGAGAGAAGCTGCAACTTTCTCATGAAAGCCTTCACTGCGCTGTACATTTCATGTACAAAAAGGCCTCTGCACTGCAGTTTGACATTTAGTTCATTCATTAGTGCCGTCACATCTACAGCAAAACCAAGGTCAGCAATCCAGTCTGCATCTGTAAGCTGTGGAATGTCCTTTCCTTTCTTCACACAGAACTCGTGAATCTCTTTTCTCAGGTCCCAGAAACTTTTCAGTACTTTGCCCAGGCTGAGCCACCTGACAGCTGTGTGGTAGCCTATGTCACAATGTTCAGTCTCGCTTTCCtccaaaagtgaaacaaactcTCTGTGATTCAATGCTCTTGCCCTGATGAAGTTAACTGTTTTAgttacaacatcaacaacatggTTCATTTTTAACACTGACTTACACAACACTTCCTGATGTATAATACAATGCAAaaatgtcaatttctgctcaggGTTCATTTCTTTCACTTTATCCTGCATTCTCTTCAAAAGTCCAACATTTTTCCCCGTCAGATTTGGACAACCATCCGTTGTCACACCTGCCAGCTTGTCCCATTTTAGTCCCAACTTGTCCAAACATGCATTTACCTCCGTGAATAAATCACTCCCGGTTGTTGTCCCTTTCATTGACTGCATGGCTGCCAGCTCCTCCGTGATTTTAAAGTCCGTAGATATCCCACGTATGAAAATGAGTAGCTGGGCAGTGTCACGTACATCGCAGCTCTCATCCAAAGCCAGGGAAAAATAGTCGAAGCTGACCGCTCTGTTCTTCAGCTGAAGTTCCAGATTCCCCGCGATGTCCTCAACcctcctcgttacagtccgTCGCGAGAGGGGCACGTTCTCAAAAGCTCCCTTTTTCTCCGGGCATATTACGGCAGCAGAGTCCAGCAAACACTCCTTAATAAACTCCCCGTCAGAAAACGGTTTACTTTTTCTAgcgattttgtgggatatgacATAACTTGTCTTGACAGCTGCATCTCTGGATGTGCAACATTTAGTAAAAAGTCCTTGTTGGTTTTGCAGCTTAGCTAGCAAAGCATCCGACTCCCTTGCGCGCTCTTGTTCAGACAAGTTCTTGTATTTCTCCTCGTGTTTGGTCACGTAGTGGCGGTTCAAATTGTAATCCTTGAACACGGCGACCTGTACACCACAAACTAAGCACACGGCTTTACCTTTGACTTCTGTAAATAGATATTTAGCAGTCCATGTCTTGTTGAAAATGCGGCATTCGGTATCGATTTTTCTTTTGCTGCCGTGGGCTGACATGTTGAGGGCTAGCTTAGCATACCAGAATCACATGTAGTTGTTTAGCGTAGTCACGTAGTCACGTAGTCACGCATGTGCGTGACTACGTAAATAAAaaaaccttttcaaaataaaagcacacagcCGTATTGCGTGCACAGCATAAATAggcctatttttttatttatgttctaaTTTACTTGACCTCACGCGGGCCAGGCAGGGACAGCCAACGGGCCGGATGTGGCCCGCGGGCCGTAAAATGCCCAGGTCtgctatatactatactaccgTCAGTAAAAGATGTAACATCGAGCGCCAAGTCCACAGACacttttcatgggactttccgtctggtagcagtctacgaacagagaaggtaaaggagccaAAAGCAACGCTTAGAAgacgacagtctctgtttactAATCTGACGAAGAAGGCCGATGAGGCAAAGAGCCTTCGTTTAGCGGCTCACATcctaacaaaacacaaaaagcccttcgTCTATGGAAGATATGTAATAGAGAcgatgactgcggtggctgaaacgttattaaaggaccatgaaagtaagacagaaatgatgtctgttattggcgatgtacaacttggtgctTCGAGGAGCGCtcagccactttcattttgtccaattagctctcagaggggaaaaggttggagacccctgcttTAAATCATGTATAAAAccctcttgttgtttttttatttttatttattattttaggcAAGAAGGGACTTGCAGATGTATAATGTAGGTATGTGTGAAGCTGTTGTGGTATTTCTATGcacatgcatgtactgtataacaGGCTCCTGGTCTCCTCTTCCTGTATTTGTCGGTGTGCTGTTTCCCTTCTATTTGTCACATAGTGGGGACAAGTTTCTCTGTCATATTTCATTTCATGAGCCATATGAGCCTATAAGCCAGTAAAACTGAAGTGAAACTAACCAATATATCAGCCTTTAGTGTGGCAATCCTTCAGATTTCAGTCCCGGTTGATTTCGAAtttctatttgagtgaaaacCATGTAATGTGCTTAGAGTTTATCAGTCTGGTCTGGAGTCTTTTTCTTAATACACAAgcttcacattttcagaattgtgTGCATAGTTTCTGGGAATGTCGCCACAGACACTTGTAATActggaaatatataaatattgcaatattacgaACATCAGTTGGTCATCAGTGGGCTacaggctcaatcaccattgtgttccCTCCTTAGGTGATAGttacttaacagacatttatttaaatgaaaatctttgagattgCCACTTAAAGTCAAACTTAAATTTGATTTCGCTTTACtttttgtttaaagggactatttgtaactttcagaaatgcttcttaacagcgacacctgtggccgttaagtcaacgaaagtcagcgtcgggctcgttcttgtgctcgctctacatagacatgagtgagcgtcgctcaaaacagtgaggcgacacacgtcagctaaaagcacaatatcactctatatttcagctgcttggcagtaatgttagctgaccagacgaaggtctcttcatgaatcattgctgatactgtgtttgcttctcctgcctcagcgcaggcttcagcagcgggactccgcagcgagaaactcgtctccctccgcccgcagccggagtgaacagggagacaccggcacccggtcggtaacgagacaacaacgtttctctctgcggagccccgtcacttcacaagacacgggaaacctccgTTGGAGGAGCTGcggcatttatttctgcacaaacgtccactgtacattcactagatattctcagagctaaactaactcttctgcagtgtggagtgagcgcgcgttcacgtctagaggtggagcgagagagcgagagagcgagagagcgagagagcgagagagcgagaatgcgcgcgctgtctgagtgaaggcaagcaggcagaggagcggggatgccagccacacgcgagcgtgcatatgcgaacgcgcatgtgtcccgacccgctacatttatacgcttaaaaagttacaaacagtccctttaaggaaatATAAACTATAATTAAGCTACAGATATTGTGcatatttttcagtttttcaaaaaaacaataaaaaacatttttggacGTGATTGATTTACATTTTAGAGAGTGTTGCTAGGACACTGTCAACTTCTGTGGTGACTGACCAGAGAATGTCACATTTTCTAACATACAGACgttcaaaaaaaggaaaaggctTTGTATGAAGTCTATATAGCATTTGGTACTGTATCAATCATTAGCTATTCAAGCCTTACTTTATGTCCCGTTTATGATTGAGTATTTGGTAGGACCCATGGTGCTGTCAAGTCCTATTCCACTTGGAAAGTGGAAGCCAGTTAGCCGTGCTTGCTAACGTTGGCTCTGATTCCCACTAGACAGTCCATTTTGCTCATGTCATTTCAGCATCTGCTGAGTCACCTGCAGCTCCTTCACACTCGGGTCAATTCATAAAGAATGGATTGTGGCTGCCGACAGAACCATGAACTGCACATCATCTGTTACTGCTGTCTGCCCCATCTCAAGGTCTGATTCACAAAAGACATTGCCCTAATGACAGAACAGTGCAAACATGCCCATAAACCTTTGCAGCTGAGTGGAATTTGCCCTTTTTTTGCATCTGATTGCAATTATCCATGTGGTAAACTATAAATGTGCCAAGAACACAGTAGGCAGAACAacggcagagagaaaaaaataattaaaaatacagATCCGGACTGACGAGGTGCAGACATATTCCTCAAAACTTCAGGCAAAAATGTTTGcgattggtcatatgctgcaaaaCATGGCCCATTTAATGTGAACGCACTAACAGCCAGatagagaaaccctgggttaCCGAGTTAATGAAAAGATACcccgggtatgttgaactcccttcatagtacaggcctctgatgGTAAAAGTCTACAGTATGTCCAATAGTCCCGACAGCACACGAATGCACATAAATGCCTAATTCTCTTGCCGAGATCTCGTCATGAATGTCTTTGCATGAGGATAATGTCAcatatataatgtgtgtgtttaactgtAGGGAGTGTTTCCAGGTGTTGTGGTGGTGATTTGTGTCCTGATCCCAGCGGTGAGGAGTGTTTCACCTTTCTGTCTGTGTATTTGATGTGCTCTCTGCCTCATTGGTGTCAAGATTGGAATGCGTGTGTGTTTCCTTTTCCTCATTAGACTCCTGGGCTTCAGTGACTGAGCAGGGACAAGTAACATGTCTTCATTGTTCTTCTTAACCTGCTTTTGGGCTAGTCAGTGCTTACAAAGGTCAAGTGACAGAATTAATGTAAGGTTTGATATtgttggaaataaaaaaaatatgaatagagctcctttttcattgtttattattattattattattattattaaaggatAAATGGTATTTtctgaaaatgaggaacgtggagcatcttgtgaagttctactttagtttaggtttcactaataaccaaatacttcatcttttggcacatcagcagcacattatcatGTGCATCAGCAGCACAAATGTCATATTAAATCACtctatttcctcattcacaacaTCTCTTACTAAAAGGCAGGAAAAGGGTATTCAATATAGGACAAagcaagaaactgcgtttattccaAAGAAAGAACCACATGGACCTGGATGAAACTGACTCTttagtggaggaggaaattactttttttcctgtaaagttatgaccttattctcgtaatattacgacttcttttctcgtaaagttatgactttattctcataatatgacGACTTTTTCTCGAAAAACTATGACTTTCTTCTCTTAatattcagacttttcttctcataaagttatgactttattctcgtaatatcacgactttttttctcgtaaagttatgactttattctcgtagtattacgactttttttctcgtaaagttatgactttattctcggaatattatgactttattttcgaaaTCTCGGGGGGGTttctctcaatgtggccctaaaacaaaaaagtcatTAAGACCTTCAAATTATTAAATGAATATAACATGATGTATATAGCATAAACTCtggcattatgaaatgtatatgTGTAACGGTATAAATAAGAGTGTTTTTGTAATATAGTTAAATTCATGTTTAATTCGGGACAACCAATCATTGTTTCTGAggagtttttattttataaacagTGCATCTAGCATTGCGGACAtccagggcttttattttgtattccaTGCAGGTGCACTGTGGGTAACCTCCAGCAGAAAGAGACTGTCATGCTGTGGGTCAGTTGGTCCGCTGCTAGCTCCGCTATAATAAGTTGTTCATATTATAATTAAAGTTGTTACACAGTGTGGAAAAGTGGCAAATATTACATTGTTTAACACTGTAACTCATGTACAACACATTTAGTAACTTATCAGTCCTGTAAATGCATTATTTAGGCGATGCTAATGAAAACGGGGCTGCTAGATTGATGTGTAACGCCCGGCCGGGTGTCTGGTTGTAATGCAGACAGGGAATGAAATGAGCACCTGCCAGATAACAGGGTCAATGTTGGGTATGGCAGGTGaacatttcaggtcacctgccactatggcagacaggttttccttatattaagaaatattatttttaaaaagcaattctaacacttcattttacaggtccacaaattgcATGGTAGTTAAGTAATAATTAGCAAGTGACCTATGtgacatttctttggaattactgccaaattacccaaatATTGACCtctaaatttattgaaaattactttattataaacattatttaataattatattccgctatttctcaatagctggtgatttatttaatacatttccaggaaaagaatacaaagtgaattgatatgctttatttccatgtctgctggtaaatagatgataattagcaaataacttctttgaaatgtctttaaaagCTCCCTGAgtcatgacatcagctaccaggttacatctgtgtagacaataagtcacacaatggtgagatctgtgtctgatcagaagtgtcttctattagttttggttttccacctccgatgaagagcagcgcctaagggccctattttaaagATGATatactattttagcatataattattaaatcatgtttataataaagtatttttctatacattttgaggtaaatattggggtcaTTTGGCAATAAttccaaaaacatttcaaataggtaacttactaattatcacctaattactatgaaatttgtggagctgtaaaatgaagtgttaccaaatatagtcatggattaaggttacatgatatattccataattctactgtctggtaccactgactcagtgtttacaatttgaAAGCGTTGTACatatagatttcagaagtggcagacaaaaaaatgagtggctggtagaaatgttcagtgacctgccacagtggtaggtgaggaaaaaggttcatttcagaccctgaatgCAGACCTTTCTATATTTTTCATCCAAGTTGGAGCGAGCTGTGCCGACCACCTTAACAATATTCctgtctggttgtgtgtgtcCCGTTAACACAGAGGAATAAGTACCCAAGTGCTCCATCCACCATCCGTGCCATAAATGGGTGAACATGCAGAACAGAAACACAGTGGTCACatatgtcattatttttgtttgtcttcttttttctaTATTCTGTGTATCTGTTTGTACCTCTGTCAATGAGCATGtgttcaataaagaaagcattAGCCCCCTGCCACAGAGGACCGCGGACAGGATATGGTCTAGTTTATTAATAACTTTATTAAACTATTTGATACTATTACTATTAGATGAACAAATACGAAAGTCAACAGTCAAAACATGTGGCAGGTTCATGAGTTAAATCGGAGCTTGTACCTAAGTAAACACTACAAAATCAGGTGTTAGCGGGCTAACGTTAACAAGCCAATAATGCCAAAAGTTGACCTCCAGTCTCATACACTATTCAAATGCATCAGTGTAACGGTGCTGTAGACAGGTGGTTATCATCAaatgctgcattaaaaatgtaccATTGCCACTGAATTGGTTGACAATGAACCtttttctgtatgtgtgaaGTACACTAAAGGCAGCGAGTGGGAGACTTCTGGAGGATGGCTCTGAATTAGTTTGAGAGGAGACGGACATTCACACTGATGCATGGAACGGCATCATTCCACAGCCTTGCAAGGTACACTTCCCCACACATCACTCTCTGTCCCTTCATGTGCATGGAACTTCTAGTTCTTAGTAGTGGATTACCTCAAGGGGATTTTTAGAAGGATGTGAACCACTGCCATCTTGTGGGCAAGTTATGGAACTAAGACTAATGGGTGCATTTTCTGAAGAAACTTCCTATGTTGTTGGAAGTAACTTCATATTCCAAGTTCAAGTTTACTTCAGATAAATCAATATCCAAAATACTTGCTTAAATTGACTCCACATGAATGGAGGACAGTTAAGGAgatttttgtaatgtttttactttcaatactttACAATCTGTCTTTTAGCTAAGTTAAGCATCTTTATAATTAGGATATACTCAGGGCCAGTTGTATCCTACTATTTTAGGGTGGGCTGGTAGAAATAATAGGTGGGCAACTTGGGCGGTGGGTAGTCCAGAGGTTAGAGAAGTAGACTAGTTGCCGGAGGTTGCTGGAGGTTGCCGGTTCGAATCACTGGCCAGGTGGCACAAAAATCTGGCAACTGGCAAGCAGAGGGTTCTCAGAGTCAAGATCAGATGCAAGCTCCTGCTATTGTGCTCTCAGGCCTCTCCACATTATGGCTGTGTGATTGTGGACGGGATGTttggatgggttaaatgcagaagaTTCATTTCCCAATGGGGATTAGGAAGGTAggtttctattttattctattgtaattTATAAACAGGTGCATACTCATCAGTGGTACAAAAGGTGACCAAGATGTGAACCCCCCATGGGGTCCAATTCTTTGTTATATtgctgtactatactatatattatggtatactacactactatatactgtatatatgtatatgcgtATATATATGAGCCAAATATcttccttgaatcgtatcggaaccatggaaattgatacgtatcgtatcattGTAAGAACATATTGTTACACCCCTGGTTCCCAGCAAATCATATCACAAAtccaatatcagtcaaaataatagcaattagatgttttttttttaaatcgtacAGCCCTACTGTAAAGGTTAGTCTGTGAGAATGTTACTCGCCCTGGGTTCATTCCCCGCCATCTCCGTCAGGCTTTATGTTGCCAACAGTGAAGGTGTGGTTACAGCACATGAGGTCTAGTCAGCTGAAAGAACTTGAAAGTTGAAAGCATTTCACATTCAAGACTGAAAATACACGCACTTTGTATGCGAGAGCTTGTATCCGGGTGGGGGGTAGATAAAGAAAGGACATAAAAAGCagttgaatatttctcactcaGTAAAGCAAAGacagttgtgttttttatttgctgGTGATGGACTACCTGTTGTAATTTTTTCTCTGCAACATATTTGCTAATTTCGTAAAAGGGAAATGTGTGAAAGtgacatttcttttaactgttttaaccgatagcgttaatcggttgaAATGCTTCATGTCGGTTTAaggttaattatgaacatccctaaTTCAGATGTGATGTGGGTTTGACCTGCATCCACGTGTTGGTCTGAATGGGATGTGAGTCAAATCTCTTCTCTTGTCATGCTTtgtgctctgtgtctctgttttcaCAGAGGATGTGACTCAGTGGTACAGCGGTtgctttgcatgtatgaggccCTATCCATCTTTATAAAGCTCTATGTTAACAGCGATGAAGCTGTGAGAGCATCGTATGTGGCCTGGTAGTCAGCTGGAAGAATGTGTAATGCTGCGTTCACACATGTAGGAGGCAGTGTGGTCCCAT from Sebastes fasciatus isolate fSebFas1 chromosome 21, fSebFas1.pri, whole genome shotgun sequence encodes:
- the LOC141760067 gene encoding general transcription factor II-I repeat domain-containing protein 2A-like, with protein sequence MSAHGSKRKIDTECRIFNKTWTAKYLFTEVKGKAVCLVCGVQVAVFKDYNLNRHYVTKHEEKYKNLSEQERARESDALLAKLQNQQGLFTKCCTSRDAAVKTSYVISHKIARKSKPFSDGEFIKECLLDSAAVICPEKKGAFENVPLSRRTVTRRVEDIAGNLELQLKNRAVSFDYFSLALDESCDVRDTAQLLIFIRGISTDFKITEELAAMQSMKGTTTGSDLFTEVNACLDKLGLKWDKLAGVTTDGCPNLTGKNVGLLKRMQDKVKEMNPEQKLTFLHCIIHQEVLCKSVLKMNHVVDVVTKTVNFIRARALNHREFVSLLEESETEHCDIGYHTAVRWLSLGKVLKSFWDLRKEIHEFCVKKGKDIPQLTDADWIADLGFAVDVTALMNELNVKLQCRGLFVHEMYSAVKAFMRKLQLLSSQMKDNILTHLPTLKEATKSADHLDKYSSMLEALHGEFSRRFQDFKTVESEMHMVSSPFTCSVENAPSDVQMELIDLQSDTLLAEHFRSVSLLDFYSSLKEENFPHMRRHAQKILVLFGSTYVCEQTFSVMKFNKSRYRSSITDDHLSAVLRISTSDIQPDFNALVQAQSRLDFSH